In one Culex quinquefasciatus strain JHB chromosome 2, VPISU_Cqui_1.0_pri_paternal, whole genome shotgun sequence genomic region, the following are encoded:
- the LOC6053636 gene encoding uncharacterized protein LOC6053636: MEESHQHLELGPSGSGGHHLQEDLSKGVLRTIQHVENGTLHFITIPPTNARDQEYIDSSLLGADFSNHLPNGLLVDYIGGAGSGTASGQFHQQLDHHGGGGGGIQTYTAEDLQNLVEASSLQTTENERKLFLQFVNKPPSHEAPVIVTNPKDQMSGLGEHDKLTDSQLSHMPVTSSGGFLHYHHQDQLLSSTHVGSMDHGGHIQQQQQNQSHLSSIHSMLQGDCSPSKLFHVTSSSSSTNIAINPVTSQNCIQIPPLTPIKRIESPKRYLGYQMVQNQQQQLADDNFLSRDDLMECEPIRSDDEEELASNHFNNTYLPHKKRLSKKLGDAPPKGAAEQFHRDSVIANDHHQDKTSQPVPSEVATPKKKSFACQLCSDSFDDQLQFFTHLKGHYEPVTAASPTDDGKASDPKKKPKLPRVKHTKKLKNDKSSRMTAEETVSDAQEPTARSYPAPIQPDVIVANTQQPAPEPDNPGEFSETEDMLEGIRTAVQKVQEAVEDTNDGLGSGVGGRSSSWYQQQQPQEPVPPPTIEFNGDLDTQEIHINAGNDNFVLFLNKSDFNDDILDHPSQQQTQHHQPQHSILANQLQQSTSHHVNPTTHVDQPSYILGGTSPATTTTEQHQQTIGGDCDIQSIQILGFSSSEIDFNLASAPHQLSELNGAKLLKDEQQSFAGSDDQLEDSRDGEFYLSDEEEEEVVVGSSAYGEEEEQIEVESNVGVISEVLPVVNKKKGRKKNARKAAIAPEQQQAGKKAGKKFLCSEYDCDKLFNSKTAVRYHELQHKNLRPFSCQICSKNFFTSSALKVHSRLHTGEKPYKCEDCGRAFRQWGDMKYHQASIHSTEKKEICEYCGKKFARRYSLVLHRKIHLNEKNYVCDICNKAFRASSYLQSHRMIHTGEKPFSCPVCSKKFRCGGDMKRHLKTHDRKSTPGKQQPGADPSPKSTTPRATTKKTATDVIDLTKIKSENQAKVIHAPPVVTVLAKSINHADGKADSAGGSGQLAYLATTAPDQFRRPNETVLMDMGRW, from the exons ATGGAGGAGTCCCACCAGCATCTGGAACTTGGTCCTAGCGGAAGCGGGGGCCACCACCTGCAGGAGGATCTGTCCAAGGGCGTACTGCGTACGATTCAGCACGTCGAGAACGGGACGCTGCACTTTATAACGATTCCTCCGACCAATGCACGCGATCAAGAGTACATCGACAGCTCCTTGCTGGGGGCGGATTTTTCGAACCATTTGCCGAACGGGTTGCTGGTGGACTATATTGGCGGGGCGGGATCGGGAACGGCGAGCGGGCAGTTTCATCAGCAGCTGGATCACCATGGGGGTGGTGGAGGGGGCATTCAAACGTATACGGCGGAAGATCTGCAGAATCTGGTCGAGGCGAGTTCGCTGCAGACGACGGAGAACGAGCGGAAGTTGTTTTTGCAGTTTGTGAACAAACCTCCCTCACACGAGGCTCCGGTCATCGTGACGAATCCGAAGGATCAGATGAGTGGCTTGGGGGAGCATGATAAGCTGACGGATTCGCAGCTGAGCCACATGCCGGTGACGTCCAGCGGAGGGTTTCTGCACTATCATCACCAGGATCAGCTGCTCAGCTCGACACACGTTGGTAGCATGGACCACGGTGGGCAcattcagcagcagcagcagaaccagTCTCACCTGTCGTCGATTCATTCCATGCTTCAGGGCGACTGTTCGCCATCGAAGCTGTTTCACGTGACTTCGTCGAGCTCGAGTACAAACATTGCAATCAACCCGGTCACCAGCCAGAACTGCATCCAGATTCCACCGTTGACTCCGATCAAGCGCATCGAGTCGCCGAAGCGATACCTCGGCTATCAAATGGTGCAAAACCAGCAACAACAGCTGGCGGACGATAACTTTCTCTCGCGGGACGATCTGATGGAGTGCGAGCCGATTCGATCCGACGATGAGGAGGAACTCGCAAGCAATCACTTCAACAACACTTATTTACCTCACAAAAAGCGACTGTCGAAGAAGCTCGGCGATGCACCGCCAAAAGGGGCCGCGGAGCAGTTCCACCGCGACTCGGTGATCGCCAACGACCATCACCAGGACAAAACCAGTCAACCGGTTCCAAGCGAAGTGGCAACGCCCAAAAAGAAATCCTTCGCCTGCCAGCTATGCAGCGATTCGTTCGACGACCAGCTGCAGTTCTTCACCCATCTGAAGGGTCATTACGAACCGGTGACCGCGGCCAGTCCGACCGATGACGGCAAGGCCAGCGATCCGAAGAAGAAGCCCAAGCTTCCTCGCGTGAAGCACacgaaaaagcttaaaaacgaCAAATCCTCCCGGATGACCGCGGAGGAAACGGTGTCGGATGCGCAAGAACCAACTGCTCGCAGCTATCCGGCGCCAATCCAGCCGGACGTGATCGTGGCGAACACTCAGCAACCCGCGCCCGAACCAGACAACCCGGGTGAGTTTAGCGAAACGGAGGACATGCTCGAGGGCATAAGGACGGCGGTGCAGAAGGTTCAGGAAGCGGTCGAGGACACCAATGACGGGCTGGGGAGTGGTGTGGGTGGGCGTTCGTCCAGTTggtaccagcagcagcagccgcaaGAGCCGGTGCCGCCACCAACGATCGAATTTAATGGCGATCTGGACACGCAGGAGATTCACATCAACGCCGGAAACGATAACTTTGTGCTGTTCCTGAACAAGTCGGACTTTAACGATG ACATCCTGGATCATCCCAGTCAACAGCAGACGCAGCATCACCAACCTCAGCACTCGATTCTCGCCAATCAACTCCAGCAGTCTACCTCGCACCACGTCAACCCGACAACCCACGTGGATCAACCCTCCTACATACTCGGTGGGACGTcaccggcgacgacgacgacggaacaGCATCAACAAACTATCGGCGGGGATTGCGACATCCAGAGCATCCAAATTCTGGGCTTTAGCTCGTCCGAGATCGACTTCAACCTGGCGTCGGCCCCGCACCAGCTGAGTGAGCTGAACGGGGCAAAGCTACTAAAGGACGAGCAGCAATCGTTCGCCGGAAGTGACGACCAGCTGGAAGATTCGCGGGACGGAGAATTTTATCTGTccgatgaggaggaggaggaggtggtCGTTGGATCGTCGGCTTACGGTGAAGAAGAGGAACAGATTGAGGTTGAATCCAACGTGGGAGTGATTTCAGAGGTGCTGCCCGTGGTGAACAAGAAAAAAGGTCGAAAGAAGAATGCTCGGAAGGCCGCGATAGCTCCGGAACAGCAGCAAGCTGGGAAGAAAGCAGGCAAGAAGTTCCTTTGCAGTGAATACGACTGTGATAAGCTGTTCAACTCCAAGACCGCCGTGCGTTATCACGAGTTGCAGCACAAAAACTTACGCCCGTTCAGCTGCCAGATTTGCTCTAAAAACTTCTTCACCTCATCTGCACTAAAAGTACATTCCCGCCTTCACACAGGAGAAAAACCATACAAATGTGAAGATTGCGGCCGCGCTTTCCGTCAGTGGGGAGACATGAAATACCACCAAGCTTCGATCCATTCAACAGAGAAGAAAGAAATCTGCGAGTACTGCGGCAAGAAGTTCGCCCGTCGATATTCCCTAGTTTTACACCGGAAAATCCACCTGAACGAGAAAAACTATGTTTGCGATATCTGCAATAAGGCCTTCCGTGCCAGCTCGTACCTCCAGTCCCACCGCATGATCCACACGGGAGAGAAACCCTTCTCCTGCCCGGTCTGCAGTAAAAAGTTCCGCTGCGGAGGTGACATGAAGCGCCACCTCAAAACACACGATCGCAAATCAACGCCCGGAAAGCAACAACCCGGCGCAGATCCCTCACCCAAGTCGACCACACCCCGAGCCACGACGAAAAAGACCGCCACCGATGTGATAGACCTGACCAAGATCAAGAGTGAGAACCAGGCGAAGGTAATCCACGCTCCGCCGGTGGTGACCGTACTGGCGAAGAGCATCAATCACGCAGACGGTAAGGCCGATTCCGCTGGTGGTAGTGGGCAACTGGCGTACCTTGCGACGACGGCGCCCGATCAGTTCCGGCGGCCGAACGAAACCGTACTGATGGACATGGGGCGGTGGTGA
- the LOC6053637 gene encoding transmembrane protein 138: MFKLSYKRFASLLFFQLVFLCVDLGINSFSYLARGDKVSIIFLFLAQDVCLILSFTAIIFSLYSTYVYQAGMAHLLYEKFRVPLLVAMMYFILCISLHTWQVVDHHKSPYLFQWPKALTALFIIQRLFSPLYYYLYKRSALKMSDPRFYENLDWITSAIK, translated from the exons ATGTTCAAACTGTCGTACAAACGGTTCGCCTCGCTGCTGTTCTTCCAGCTGGTGTTTCTGTGCGTCGATTTGGGCATCAACAGCTTCTCGTATCTGGCCCGCGGGGACAAAGTTTCCATCATCTTTCTGTTTTT GGCCCAGGATGTCTGTTTGATTTTGTCCTTTACGGCGATTATCTTCAGCCTGTACTCGACCTATGTTTACCAG GCCGGAATGGCCCACCTGCTGTACGAGAAGTTCCGGGTTCCGCTGCTGGTCGCGATGATGTACTTCATCCTGTGCATTTCGTTGCACACCTGGCAGGTGGTCGACCATCACAAATCGCCCTACCTGTTCCAGTGGCCGAAGGCGCTGACCGCACTCTTCATCATCCAGAGATTGT TTTCACCCCTGTACTACTATCTGTACAAGAGATCGGCCTTGAAGATGAGCGATCCACGCTTTTACGAAAACCTCGACTGGATCACATCGGCCATCAAGTAA